The following proteins are co-located in the Manihot esculenta cultivar AM560-2 chromosome 7, M.esculenta_v8, whole genome shotgun sequence genome:
- the LOC110619043 gene encoding protein WHAT'S THIS FACTOR 9, mitochondrial, with the protein CHFVWKKDSYYESIEHIHKSKELKPILSLKDFIAQNPNGCIPISDVSKRGLQFDVKIKVARFLRQYPSIFEEFVGPKYNLPWFRLTEEAAAINREENKVLEEYKEDLKERLKKFILMSKEKVLPFKIIKGMLWYLGLPEDFLQHQDKNFDSSFRVVELEDGSKGLGVESTKKILSVLQKNAMRKGLYYGEPMEAIEFPLFPSKGLRLRRKIQDWLKEFQKLPYVSPYEDNSHLDPNSDIGEKRVVGLLHEFLSLFVEHSVERKKLLCLKKYFELPQKVHKAFERHPHMFYLSFRNKTCTTILKEAYGDDELAMERHPMAMIRKEYIKLMKESEVILKRRRANNPFLEYKKLDFEMDSVNEVRREEEKQ; encoded by the coding sequence TGTCATTTTGTATGGAAGAAAGATTCATACTATGAGTCGATAGAGCACATACACAAGTCCAAGGAGCTCAAACCCATcctttctttgaaagatttcatAGCCCAAAACCCAAATGGTTGTATCCCAATCTCTGATGTATCAAAAAGAGGACTGCAATTTGATGTGAAGATCAAGGTTGCTAGGTTTTTGAGACAATATCCCTCAATCTTTGAGGAGTTTGTTGGTCCAAAATATAATTTGCCTTGGTTTAGATTGACGGAAGAAGCTGCTGCAATTAATAGAGAAGAGAACAAGGTGCTTGAGGAGTATAAAGAGGATTTGAAAGAGAGATTGAAGAAGTTTATATTAATGAGTAAGGAGAAGGTATTGCCTTTCAAGATTATTAAAGGCATGTTATGGTATTTGGGTTTACCGGAAGATTTTTTGCAGCATCAAGATAAGAATTTTGACAGTTCTTTTAGAGTTGTGGAGTTGGAGGATGGATCAAAGGGATTGGGTGTTGAAAGTACCAAAAAGATTTTGTCAGTATTGCAGAAAAATGCAATGAGGAAAGGGTTATATTATGGAGAGCCAATGGAGGCAATTGAATTTCCCCTTTTCCCATCAAAGGGTTTGAGGTTGAGGAGAAAGATTCAGGATTGGTTGAAAGAGTTCCAAAAACTTCCTTATGTATCACCCTATGAAGATAATTCACATTTAGATCCTAACAGTGATATTGGagagaaaagagttgtgggtttGCTTCACgaatttctttctttgtttgttGAGCATTCAGTAGAAAGGAAGAAGCTTTTGTGCCTTAAGAAGTATTTTGAGTTGCCCCAGAAGGTGCATAAGGCATTTGAAAGGCATCCCCACATGTTTTACTTGTCTTTCAGGAACAAGACTTGCACAACAATTCTTAAGGAGGCATATGGTGATGATGAACTGGCTATGGAGAGGCATCCAATGGCGATGATCAGGAAGGAGTACATTAAGTTGATGAAGGAATCAGAGGTGATTTTGAAGAGGAGAAGAGCAAACAATCCATTTCTTGAATATAAGAAGTTGGATTTTGAAATGGATTCTGTCAATGAAGtaagaagagaagaggagaaacAGTAG